Within Candidatus Dadabacteria bacterium, the genomic segment AAATCTGACTTATGAAAGCTATAATACTTGCAGCGGGTAGGGGAACTAGACTATATCCCTACACTCACGACAAGCCCAAGTGTCTTCTTGATATTGGGAATATATCCATACTTGAACACCAGATAAACCTTATAAGGGACTGCGGCATAAACGAAGTTGTGATCGTCGTGGGTTTTGGTTTTGAGAGAGTGGAGGATTTCCTAAGGAATTATGATGGCCTGGGAATGAGAATCAACACCCTTTACAACCCTTTCTATCAATCTACAAACAGCCTTGTGTCTCTCTGGATAGCCAGGAGCGAATTTGACGAAGATTTAGTGGTCATGAACGGAGACGATGTGTACGAGATAGGTGTTCTGGACAAGGCGCTTGCAGTCAGGGATGAAAAAATCTGTCTTCCCATAAAAAAGAGATCTCGATATGAAAGGGAGGACATGAAAGTTGTTGTCAACGACAGCAGAATCACAAAGATAAGCAAGGAGATATCAAACGCCGAGACCTCCGCC encodes:
- a CDS encoding phosphocholine cytidylyltransferase family protein, whose product is MKAIILAAGRGTRLYPYTHDKPKCLLDIGNISILEHQINLIRDCGINEVVIVVGFGFERVEDFLRNYDGLGMRINTLYNPFYQSTNSLVSLWIARSEFDEDLVVMNGDDVYEIGVLDKALAVRDEKICLPIKKRSRYEREDMKVVVNDSRITKISKEISNAETSAESVGIRVFRDTGVELLKRAVEEEMRNPDAEGKWYISSIHRLISKGYKIKPLDIGELYWMDVDCPLDLFRARKQADRFLKKEYRAPSLLRVVDSYE